A DNA window from Jaculus jaculus isolate mJacJac1 chromosome 1, mJacJac1.mat.Y.cur, whole genome shotgun sequence contains the following coding sequences:
- the LOC105944958 gene encoding olfactory receptor 10J1-like: protein MKKVNLTEVREFVFQGFANFQEHQLTLFVVFLALYILTLTGNVIIVTIIRIDHHLHTPMYFFLCVLSTSETFYSLVIIPRMLSSLVGMSQSISLEFCGVQLFFFLGFAITNCLLLAVMGYDRYVAICDPLRYNVIVNWRVCGMLTSAVCATGFSLSLVQAVAIFRLPFCNSLIEHFFCDVRPVLDLACATPMINDILTLIISLLAITAPATFLFISYVLIISTILKIASAEGRKKTFATCASHLTVVIIHYGCASIAYFKPKSENTKDQDQLISVTYTVITPLLNPVVYSLRNKEVKDALRRVLGRKSLS, encoded by the coding sequence ATGAAGAAAGTCAACCTCACAGAGGTAAGGGAGTTTGTTTTCCAGGGTTTTGCCAATTTCCAAGAGCACCAACTCACACTTTTTGTTGTCTTTCTTGCCCTGTACATCCTAACTTTGACTGGCAATGTCATCATTGTGACTATTATCCGCATTGACCACCACCTTCATACGCCCATGTACTTCTTCTTATGTGTCCTCTCTACCTCAGAGACCTTCTACTCCCTGGTCATCATCCCACGCATGCTTTCTAGCCTGGTAGGCATGAGTCAATCCATCTCACTGGAGTTCTGTGGGGTtcagctcttttttttccttggttttgccATCACCAACTGTCTCCTGCTAGCAGTCATGGGATATGATCGCTATGTGGCCATCTGCGACCCACTTCGCTACAACGTCATCGTGAACTGGAGGGTCTGTGGCATGCTAACATCGGCAGTCTGTGCCACCGGGTTCTCGctctctctagttcaggcagTGGCTATTTTCAGGCTTCCCTTCTGCAACTCACTGATTGAGCATTTCTTCTGTGATGTTCGACCTGTTCTGGACTTGGCCTGTGCTACCCCAATGATCAATGATATCTTGACATTAATTATTAGCCTCCTGGCCATCACAGCCCCTGCCACCTTCCTCTTCATCTCCTATGTCCTCATTATTTCCACCATTCTTAAAATTGCTTCAGCTGAGGGCCGGAAGAAGACCTTTGCCACCTGTGCCTCCCACCTCACTGTGGTCATCATCCACTATGGCTGTGCTTCCATTGCCTACTTCAAGCCCAAGTCAGAGAATACCAAGGATCAGGACCAGCTGATCTCAGTGACCTACACAGTCATTACACCTTTGCTAAACCCTGTTGTATACAGTCTGAGGAACAAAGAAGTCAAAGATGCTCTACGGAGAGTGTTGGGTAGAAAATCCCTTTCTTAA